The following proteins are encoded in a genomic region of Arachis stenosperma cultivar V10309 chromosome 4, arast.V10309.gnm1.PFL2, whole genome shotgun sequence:
- the LOC130972950 gene encoding B3 domain-containing transcription factor ABI3, which translates to MECEVGVQGLDLHAKVAKTETVDPILGFGAMDHHHHNNHHHHDAEIYADADDADKDLWLNTTTEQEDLLVGDVKTDASMFYDEFPPLPDFPCMSSSSSSSSTPTLPLKNLACSTTSTTTATAATSSSSSSASSWAVLKPEAEDNNNGEWNCSNKQQLYMQHHDPLDATGALSSTASMEISQPKFPDQGGFDGVVGDVDCMDDVMDTFGYMELLEANEFFDPSSIFQGEENPLAEFTQEDQVLPQQEEQQKQEKPAVVHNQNDLVVLRPQQEAVVEGIKIQADAGGGGAIADDEMSMVFLEWLKSNKDSVSASDLRSVKLKKSTIESAAKRLGGGKEAMKQLLKLILEWVQTSHLQSKRRKENNNDNAVANPFTEQFQNPIHQNQNNANASSPFVIEPNTCFTQQQPWMDQAPLMAAAPPPQSQPQPQFQQPMVGYVGDPYTNAASANTMNGSNNFQAGNEYHMLESANSWPPSQYTVTAYYTQPFGDHCFQPPAAGGFGNQYPYQFFHGHGDGLMRLGPSATKEARKKRMARQRRLSSHCRHHVNLQSQGSDPNARLGVGGENCTGVVSAAPANWVYWPTMAGAVASVAPVAPAEPSAVVDKPAMQTQNYHHQGRLSSDRRQGWKSEKNLRFLLQKVLKQSDVGSLGRIVLPKKEAETHLPELEARDGITITMEDIGTSRVWNMRYRYWPNNKSRMYLLENTGDFVKANGLQEGDFIVIYSDVKCGKFMIRGVKVRQQEGAKAEGKKTGKSHKNQLGNNAVPTAGAPYTNATSSSTQQENEKESI; encoded by the exons ATGGAGTGTGAAGTGGGAGTTCAAGGTTTGGATCTGCATGCAAAGGTGGCAAAAACGGAAACAGTAGACCCTATTCTTGGTTTTGGAGCCATGGATCATCATCACCAcaacaatcatcatcatcatgatgCAGAGATTTATGCAGATGCTGATGATGCAGATAAAGATTTGTGGCTCAACACAACAACAGAACAAGAAGATTTACTTGTTGGGGATGTGAAAACAGATGCATCTATGTTCTACGACGAATTCCCTCCTCTCCCTGATTTCCCATGCATGTCTTCGTCATCGTCTTCGTCTTCAACTCCAACACTTCCATTGAAGAATCTAGCATGCTCAACCACCTCGACCACAACGGCTACCGCAGCAACCTCTTCGTCTTCGTCGTCTGCTTCTTCTTGGGCAGTTCTGAAGCCAGAAGCGGAGGATAATAACAACGGAGAGTGGAACTGCAGTAATAAACAGCAACTTTACATGCAACATCATGATCCACTGGACGCAACGGGAGCGTTGTCCTCAACAGCTTCCATGGAGATTTCACAGCCAAAGTTTCCGGATCAAGGTGGATTTGACGGTGTTGTTGGTGACGTTGATTGCATGGATGATGTGATGGACACTTTTGGGTACATGGAGCTTCTAGAAGCCAACGAGTTCTTTGACCCTTCGTCTATCTTCCAAGGCGAAGAGAATCCCTTAGCGGAATTCACACAAGAGGATCAGGTTTTGCCACAGCAAGAAGAACAACAGAAGCAAGAAAAACCTGCAGTAGTTCATAATCAAAATGATCTTGTTGTTCTTAGACCACAGCAAGAAGCAGTAGTGGAAGGTATTA AGATCCAAGCAGatgctggtggtggtggtgcAATTGCGGATGATGAAATGAGTATGGTGTTCCTGGAATGGCTGAAGTCGAACAAGGATAGCGTATCCGCGAGCGATTTGAGGAGCGTGAAGCTTAAGAAATCCACAATAGAGAGTGCTGCTAAGCGATTGGGCGGTGGAAAAGAAGCTATGAAGCAATTGTTGAAGCTAATTCTTGAATGGGTTCAAACCAGCCACCTTCAGAGTAAAAGGCGCAAGGAAAATAATAACGATAACGCAGTGGCAAACCCTTTCACGGAACAGTTTCAAAATCCAATTCATCAAAACCAGAACAACGCAAATGCTTCGAGTCCTTTTGTCATTGAACCAAACACATGTTTCACCCAGCAGCAACCATGGATGGATCAAGCACCTCTAATGGCAGCCGCTCCTCCGCCTCAGTCTCAGCCTCAGCCGCAATTTCAACAACCCATGGTTGGGTATGTTGGCGACCCTTACACAAACGCTGCTTCTGCAAACACCATGAATGGCAGCAATAATTTTCAGGCTGGTAATGAATACCATATGCTGGAATCGGCGAACTCATGGCCTCCTTCTCAATACACTGTTACTGCTTACTATACCCAGCCATTTGGGGACCATTGTTTTCAACCTCCGGCGGCGGGTGGCTTCGGCAACCAGTACCCTTATCAGTTTTTCCATGGACATGGTGATGGATTGATGAGATTAGGACCCTCAGCTACAAAAGAAGCGAGGAAGAAGCGGATGGCGAGGCAGAGAAGGCTTTCCTCTCATTGTAGGCATCATGTTAATCTACAGAGTCAGGGTTCTGATCCAAATGCAAGATTGGGTGTTGGTGGTGAAAATTGCACTGGTGTTGTATCTGCAGCTCCGGCTAATTGGGTGTATTGGCCAACTATGGCTGGTGCTGTTGCTTCCGTTGCGCCCGTGGCTCCCGCCGAACCGTCGGCTGTGGTGGATAAACCTGCCATGCAGACACAGAATTATCATCATCAGGGTCGGCTCTCATCTGATAGGAGACAG GGTTGGAAGTCGGAGAAGAACTTACGATTCCTTTTACAAAAGGTGTTGAAGCAAAGCGATGTTGGAAGTCTGGGAAGAATTGTTCTACCAAAA AAAGAGGCAGAAACACATCTACCAGAACTAGAGGCAAGGGATGGAATCACCATAACAATGGAAGATATTGGCACCTCTCGTGTTTGGAATATGCGCTATAG ATACTGGCCAAACAATAAAAGCAGGATGTATTTGCTAGAGAACACAG GTGACTTTGTTAAAGCCAATGGACTCCAAGAGGGAGATTTCATAGTGATATATTCAGATGTGAAGTGTGGAAAATTT ATGATAAGAGGAGTTAAAGTAAGGCAACAAGAAGGGGCGAAAGCAGAGGGCAAGAAAACAGGAAAATCTCATAAAAACCAGCTTGGGAACAATGCGGTGCCTACAGCTGGTGCACCTTATACGAATGCCACGTCATCATCCACTCagcaagaaaatgaaaaagagagtatataa